In a single window of the Pithys albifrons albifrons isolate INPA30051 chromosome 19, PitAlb_v1, whole genome shotgun sequence genome:
- the ITGB4 gene encoding integrin beta-4 isoform X3, whose amino-acid sequence MCFRRKRMDVLPRVCARLLLLSLLCATGLCQWNKNNPCMRSRAKSCTECIRVNKDCAFCTDENFEEWRCDLRENLLRYGCGEGSIVYTRGEMRTEKNVSINTSLKRTQVSPQRMTLRLRPGEEMSFNMDVFQPLESPVDLYILMDFSYSMSDDLDHLKSMGHNLAEFLQALTSNYTIGFGKFVDKVSSPQTDMRPEKLREPWNNADSPFSFKNVIRLTSNIDHFSQELQKERISGNLDAPEGGFDAILQTAVCKDKIGWRNDSTHLLVFSTESAFHYEADGTNVLAGILARNDEQCHLDTHGTYVYDTKQDYPSVPTLVRLLGQHNIIPIFAVTNHSYSYYEKLHRYFPISEIGVLQEDSSNIMELIRTAFERIRLQMDIRADHTLKALKTEFTSSMYEKTESGSFHIARGKVGKFKMHVEALDAIGGQHVCSLPEKDRQGTIDVKATSLSDSLKVSASVICDVCPCEQQQELNSPKCSFHGNFVCGQCMCHPGWRGDTCDCSLQSSPNNKACIRPGDTEPCSGRGECLCGKCQCYPEDLKQRFHGAFCEYDVLNCARTSGFLCNDRGRCSRGACVCESGWEGPACECPTSNDTCIDSRGGICNNRGKCECGRCTCDMTSLYTSSTCEISYSLGFQGLCESIRDCVRCQTWGTGSLKGNCSTCHLQIQMVEELKKDENGEHCSFQDEDDDCTYHYSLEGDPSVFPNTTVRVQKNKECPPSSFLWLIPLLIFLILLLGLLLLLCWRFCACCKACLALLPCCARGRTVGFKEDHYMLRHSLMSSDHLDTPMVRSGSLKGRDTVRWKIHNNVHKQGFTSPAATNPKDLVPFGLSLRLARLFTQNLVKPDSRECEQLRKEVEENLNDVFKHIPGCHKLQQTKFRLQPNSGKRQDHTIVDTVLTAPRSAKADIIKAVEKHVSHEAFNDLKVAPGYYTVTSDQDAQGMVEFQEAVELVDVRVPLFIREEDDDEKQLQVEAIEVPNGIAKIGRRVVNITIIKEQASSLITFLQPAYSHSRFDKLAKIPVVREIIDNGKSQVTYRTRDLTAKNGRDYILTEGELVFQPGETRKEVQVPLLELTELDTLLNNYQLKQFAIDLLHPKYGAKIGRYAQTTVTIADPELVDGIPPMTGLGQVPQSPKGRPSAPLNPDARALSSREINFNWFPPPGKPLGYKVKYWIQGDPESEAHLIDVKTPSAELSNLYPFCDYEMQVCAYNALGEGPYSDIIHCRTLEEVPSEPGRLAFNVVSSTVTQLSWAEPAETNGEITAYEVSYGLVNEDNVPIGPVKKVLVEDPKKRMVLIENLRESQPYRYMVRARNGAGWGPEREATINLATQPKRPMSIPIIPDVPIIDAEGGEDYDSYLMYSTDVLRSPAGSKRPSVSDDSGSRWKYVPLLGEDLDLRRITWRLPPETIPRLSGSSRLSSDTEGLLHEEDSTMATGSVRRTGTPQPQAEHLLNGRVDFSFPGSSSGSLTRTTNTSYHQLSSHVHQEHRVIGSSSLTRDYSTTAMGHDYPGTLLPPIREDAGRTIPRPWDVGFRSRAKVKGYYPCIGFRDSIIMTDGSKYIDPRKPLGIPDTPSRLVFSALGPTSLKVSWQEPCCEKEVQGYSVQYQLLNGGDVKRITIPNPSQNSVVVEDLLPNHSYIFKVKAQSEEGWGPEREGVITIESQVDPQSPLSPVPGSPFTLSTPCAPGPLVFTALSPDSLHLSWERPREPSGLILGYRITCEMLHGGGEPRTIYVEGDNLETTLTVPHLSENVPYKFKVQANTTQGFGPEREGLITIQSQDRGAFSQFGGQQYMREEVYKFPTEYTTKTSISHSSLDPQFTDGMLVTSQRVENTSSTLTQEFVSRTVMSSGTLTKQVERQFYEA is encoded by the exons ATGTGTttcaggaggaagaggatggatGTGCTGCCACGGGTGTGTgccaggctgctcctcctgtccctgctctgcgCCACCGGCCTCTGCCAATGGAACAAAA ATAACCCCTGCATGCGGTCCCGGGCCAAGAGCTGCACCGAGTGCATCCGAGTGAACAAGGACTGCGCCTTCTGCACTGATGAG AACTTCGAGGAGTGGCGCTGTGACTTGCGGGAGAACTTGCTGCGTTACGGCTGCGGGGAGGGCAGCATCGTGTACACCAGGGGGGAGATGCGGACTGAGaag AATGTCAGTATCAACACATCCCTGAAGAGGACCCAGGTGTCTCCCCAGAGGATGACATTGCGGCTGCGACCTGGCGAGGAGATGAGCTTCAACATGGATGTCTTCCAGCCCTTGGAGAGCCCTGTGGATCTCTACATCCTCATGGACTTCTCCTACTCTATGTCTGATGATCTGGACCACCTCAAAAGCATGGGCCATAACCTAG CGGAGTTCCTGCAAGCCCTGACCTCCAACTACACCATTGGATTCGGCAAGTTTGTGGACAAAGTCTCATCCCCTCAGACAGACATGAGACCTGAAAA GCTGCGTGAGCCCTGGAACAACGCCGACTCCCCCTTCTCCTTCAAGAACGTCATCCGCCTGACCAGCAACATCGACCACTTCAGCCAGGAGCTCCAGAAGGAACGCATCTCCGGGAACCTGGATGCCCCTGAGGGCGGCTTTGATGCCATCCTGCAGACAGCTGTGTGCAAG GATAAGATTGGCTGGAGAAATGACAGCACCCACCTGCTCGTGTTCTCCACCGAATCTGCCTTTCACTATGAAGCTGATGGTACCAACGTCCTGGCAGGGATCCTGGCAAGAAATGATGAGCAGTGTCACCTCGACACCCATGGCACCTACGTGTATGACACCAAGCAGGACtacccctcagtgcccaccctggTGCGCCTGCTGGGCCAGCACAACATCATCCCCATCTTTGCTGTCACCAACCACTCCTACAGCTACTATGAG AAGCTGCACAGGTATTTCCCCATCTCTGAGATCGGGGTGCTCCAGGAGGACTCTTCCAACATTATGGAGCTGATCCGTACAGCCTTTGAG CGCATCCGCCTCCAGATGGACATCAGAGCTGACCACACTCTCAAGGCCTTGAAGACAGAGTTCACCTCCTCGATGTATGAAAAGACAGAATCTGGCTCCTTCCACATCGCTCGTGGGAAAGTG GGCAAGTTCAAAATGCACGTGGAGGCACTGGATGCCATTGGTGGGCAGCACGTCTGCAGCCTCCCCGAGAAGGACCGGCAGGGAACTATAGACGTGAAAGCCACATCCCTGAGCGACAGCCTCAAAGTCTCAGCCTCTGTCATCTGCGACGTGTGTCCTTGTGAGCAG cAACAAGAGTTAAATTCACCCAAGTGCAGCTTCCATGGGAACTTTGTTTGTGGACAGTGTATGTGCCACCCAGGCTG GCGAGGGGACACGTGTGACTGCTCCTTGCAGTCATCCCCCAACAACAAAGCCTGCATCCGCCCCGGGGACACAGAGCCGTGCTCGGGAAGGGGCGAGTGCCTGTGTGGGAAGTGCCAGTGCTACCCTGAGGACCTGAAGCAGCGCTTCCATGGGGCGTTCTGCGAGTACGATGTCCTGAATTGTGCACGCACCTCTGGCTTCCTCTGCAATG ACCGTGGTCGCTGCTCCAGGggtgcctgtgtgtgtgagagcGGCTGGGAGGGTCCGGCCTGTGAGTGTCCCACAAGCAATGACACCTGCATCGACAGCCGAGGG GGCATTTGCAATAACCGTGGAAAGTGCGAATGTGGCAGATGCACCTGTGACATGACCTCGCTGTACACCAGCTCCACCTGTGAGATCAGCTACTCCCTG ggatTCCAGGGCCTGTGTGAGAGCATCCGGGACTGTGTCCGCTGCCAGACCTGGGGAACAGGCAGCCTGAAGGGGAACTGCAGCACGTGCCACCTCCAGATCCAGATGGTGGAAGAGCTGAAGAAAG ATGAGAATGGCGAGCACTGCTCCTTCCAGGATGAGGATGATGACTGCACATACCACTACTCCCTGGAGGGAGACCCCAGTGTCTTCCCCAACACCACTGTTCGTGTGCAGAAGAACAAAg AGTGCCCGCCAAGTAGCTTCCTCTGGCTCATCCCACTGCTCATCTTCCTCATCCTGCTCCTgggcctgctgctgctgctctgctggaggttctgtgcctgctgcaag GCTTGCCTGGCCCTGCTTCCCTGCTGTGCACGAG gtcGCACCGTTGGCTTCAAGGAGGACCACTACATGCTCCGCCACAGCCTCATGTCCTCTGACCACCTGGACACCCCCATGGTGCGCAGTGGATCCCTCAAGGGCCGGGACACAGTGCGCTGGAAGATCCACAACAATGTCCACAAGCAGGGCTTCACCTCCCCCGCTGCCACCAACCCCAAGGACCTCG TTCCCTTTGGGCTGTCTCTGAGGCTGGCACGGCTTTTCACGCAGAACCTGGTGAAGCCGGACAGCCGGGAGTGCGAGCAGCTGCGCAAGGAAGTGGAGGAGAAC CTGAATGATGTTTTCAAGCACATCCCTGGCTGCCACAAGCTCCAGCAGACCAAGTTCAG GTTACAGCCCAATTCTGGGAAAAG GCAGGATCACACCATTGTGGACACAGTGCTCACTGCTCCTCGCTCAGCCAAGGCAGACATCATCAAAGCAGTGGAAAAACATGTTTCTCACGAGGCTTTCAATGACCTGAAGGTTGCACCGGGATATTACACAGTGACCTCAGACCAAg ATGCTCAGGGGATGGTGGAGTTCCAAGAGGCCGTGGAGCTGGTGGATGTCCGTGTTCCACTCTTCATCAGGGAGGAGGATGatgatgagaagcagctgcaggtggAGGCCATTGAGGTCCCCAATGGCATCGCAAAGATTGGCCGCAGGGTTGTGAACATCACCATCATCAAAGAACAAG cCAGCAGCCTCATCACCTTCTTGCAGCCAGCCTATTCCCACAGCCGCTTTGACAAGCTGGCCAAGATCCCTGTGGTCCGGGAGATCATAGACAATGGGAAATCCCAAGTCACCTACAGGACTCGGGATCTCACCGCCAAGAATGGCAGG gaCTACATCCTCACAGAGGGTGAGCTGGTCTTCCAGCCTGGGGAGACCCGAAAGGAGGTGCAGGTCCCCTTGCTGGAGCTGACCGAACTAGACACCCTCCTAAACAACTACCAGCTCAAGCAATTTGCCATCGACCTCCTCCATCCCAAGTACGGCGCCAAGATCGGCCGGTACGCCCAGACCACGGTGACCATCGCCGACCCAG agctggtggATGGTATCCCCCCGATGACTGGCCTGGGCCAGGTGCCCCAGTCCCCCAAAGGCCGCCCAAGTGCACCACTCAATCCCGATGCCCGTGCCCTCAGCTCCAGGGAAATCAACTTCAACTGGTTTCCTCCACCGGGAAAACCTCTGGGATACAAG GTGAAGTACTGGATCCAAGGGGACCCTGAGTCAGAAGCCCATCTCATTGATGTCAAAACACCATCAGCTGAGCTGAGTAACCTCTACCCCTTTTGTGACTATGAGATGCAAGTCTGTGCCTACAATGCCCTGGGTGAAGGGCCTTACTCTGACATCATCCACTGCCGCACACTGGAGGAAG tgcccagcGAGCCTGGTCGCTTGGCTTTCAACGTCGTGTCTTCCACTGTgacacagctgagctgggctgagcctgcAGAAACCAACGGGGAGATCACAGCTTATGAAGTCAGTTATGGGCTCGTCAACGAGGACAATG TACCCATTGGCCCTGTGAAGAAGGTGCTGGTTGAAGACCCGAAGAAGCGCATGGTGCTGATAGAAAACCTGCGGGAGTCGCAGCCCTATCGCTACATGGTGAGGGCCAGGAATGGTGCTGGCTGGGGCCCTGAGAGAGAAGCCACCATCAACCTCGCCACGCAGCCCAAGCGCCCCATGTCCA TCCCCATCATCCCTGATGTGCCCATCATTGATGCAGAGGGGGGTGAGGACTACGACAGCTACCTGATGTACAGCACAGATGTGCTCCGCTCTCCAGCCGGCAGCAAGCGCCCCAGTGTCTCTGATGACTCAG GCTCCAGGTGGAAATATGTGCCATTGCTGGGAGAAGACTTGGACCTTCGCCGCATCACCTGGAGGCTCCCACCTGAAACCATTCCCCGCCTCTCTGGCAGCAGCCGCCTCTCCTCAGATACAGAGGGTCTCCTCCATGAGGAGGACAGCACCATGGCTACTGGCAGTGTGAGGAGGACTGGGACTCCCCAGCCACAAGCAG AACACTTGCTGAATGGTCGGGTGGACTTCTCcttccctggcagctccagtgGCTCACTGACCAGGACAACGAACACCAGCTACCACCAGCTGAGCTCCCACGTGCATCAGGAGCACAGGGTGATCGGGAGCTCCTCACTGACAAGAGACTACTCCACGACGGCAATGGGGCACG ATTACCCAGGGACACTCCTCCCTCCCATCCGTGAAGATGCTGGGAGGACAATCCCACGGCCCTGGGATGTGGGTTTCAGGAGCAGGGCAAAGGTGAAGGGTTACTACCCCTGCATTGGCTTTCGGGACTCTATAATCATGACTGATGGGTCCAAGTACATAG ACCCCAGGAAGCCCCTGGGCATCCCTGACACCCCTTCACGCCTGGTGTTCTCCGCCCTGGGACCCACGTCCCTGAAGGTGAGCTGGCAGGAGCCGTGCTGCGAGAAGGAGGTGCAGGGCTACAGCGTGCAGTACCAGCTCCTCAACGGAG GAGACGTGAAGCGAATCACCATCCCCAACCCCAGCCAGAACTCAGTGGTGGTGGAGGACCTGCTGCCCAACCACTCCTACATCTTCAAGGTGAAGGCACAGAGTGAGGAGGGCTGGGGCCCCGAGAGGGAAGGAGTCATCACCATAGAGTCCCAGGTGGACCCTCAGAGCCCGCTCAGTCCTGTACCAG GTTCACCCTTCACACTGAGCACGCCCTGTGCTCCTGGACCCCTGGTTTTCACAGCCCTCAGCCCAGACTCCCTTCACCTCAGCTGGGAGAGACCCCGCGAGCCCAGTGGGCTCATCTTGGGCTACAGGATCACCTGTGAGATGCTGCATGGAGGAG GGGAACCCAGGACAATCTACGTCGAAGGGGACAATCTGGAAACCACCCTGACTGTGCCCCACCTGAGTGAGAATGTCCCTTACAAGTTCAAGGTGCAAGCCAACACCACCCAAGGCTTTGGGCCAGAGAGAGAAGGCCTTATCACCATTCAATCTCAGGACAGAG gtGCTTTCTCCCAGTTTGGAGGACAGCAGTACATGAGGGAAGAAGTGTACAAATTCCCCACTGAATACACCACCAAGACCAGCATCAGCCATTCCTCTCTGGATCCCCAATTCACAG ACGGAATGCTCGTGACCAGCCAGCGCGTGGAGAACACCAGCAGCACCCTCACCCAGGAGTTCGTCAGCAGGACCGTGATGTCCAGCGGGACCCTCACCAAGCAGGTGGAGAGGCAGTTCTACGAGGCCTGA